In Zingiber officinale cultivar Zhangliang chromosome 1A, Zo_v1.1, whole genome shotgun sequence, a genomic segment contains:
- the LOC122034131 gene encoding uncharacterized protein LOC122034131: protein MDPCPFVRVLVGNLALKIPVATRPAGVGVHNSSFPCFAKIRLDKSSCQTSAVPLVSPEEPPSTPSSSLAAHFNLSKADLDRISSKSSIFAVNGAGSRLSVAVYTGRRGTTCGVASGRLLGEVTVTLDLKSTIAEGGENRAVVFHSGWVELSKKNARKGSSSPAQLYLTVRADPDPRFVFEFDGEPECSPQVFQVQGNIRQPVFTCKFCCRSAGDLNSSARLMNSQRGSSGRCFPSFGSERDRTVKERKGWSVTVHDLSGSPVALASMATPFVASPGTDKVSRSNPGAWLLLRPGDGTWKPWGRLEAWRERGGANSSDGLGYRFELLAEAATGAAINLAESNLSATKGGKFNIDLTSAAGTPLSRSTSPGCSPRGSGDFGHAIWPFSSYRGFVMSSTVAGEGRIGRPTVEVSVQHVVCAEDAAAFVALAAAIDLSMNACRLFSHKLRRELSSPDLLR from the exons ATGGATCCCTGTCCCTTCGTCCGGGTTTTAGTGGGCAACTTGGCGCTCAAGATCCCCGTCGCCACCCGCCCTGCAGGAGTCGGCGTCCACAATTCCTCCTTCCCCTGCTTCGCCAAGATCCGCCTCGATAAATCCTCCTGCCAGACGTCTGCCGTCCCGCTTGTCTCCCCTGAGGAGCCTCCCTCTACGCCGTCTTCCTCCCTTGCCGCCCATTTTAACCTTTCCAAGGCCGATCTCGACCGGATCTCTAGCAAATCTTCGATCTTTGCGGTGAATGGAGCCGGCTCCAGACTCAGTGTCGCTGTGTATACTGGTCGGAGAGGGACTACCTGCGGAGTCGCCTCGGGCCGGCTCCTCGGAGAGGTCACGGTGACTTTGGATTTGAAGAGTACCATCGCGGAGGGAGGTGAGAACAGGGCCGTTGTGTTTCACAGCGGGTGGGTGGAGTTGAGCAAGAAGAACGCGAGGAAGGGGTCGTCGTCGCCCGCGCAGTTGTATCTCACGGTGAGGGCGGATCCTGATCCGCGGTTCGTGTTTGAGTTCGACGGTGAGCCAGAGTGCAGCCCTCAGGTGTTCCAGGTGCAAGGAAACATTAGGCAGCCAGTTTTCACTTGCAAGTTTTGCTGCCGCAGTGCTGGCGACTTGAATTCTAGCGCCAG ATTGATGAATTCGCAGCGAGGGAGCTCTGGACGTTGCTTTCCGTCGTTCGGATCTGAGCGGGATAGAACGGTGAAGGAGCGGAAAGGGTGGTCGGTAACAGTGCATGACCTTTCCGGTTCGCCCGTAGCCCTCGCCTCCATGGCGACCCCCTTCGTTGCCTCTCCTGGCACTGATAAGGTCAGTCGCTCAAACCCCGGTGCGTGGCTCCTGCTCCGGCCCGGAGACGGCACCTGGAAGCCATGGGGGCGCCTCGAAGCCTGGCGCGAGCGCGGTGGCGCAAATTCTAGCGACGGCCTCGGCTACCGTTTCGAGCTCCTCGCGGAGGCTGCCACTGGAGCGGCCATAAACCTCGCTGAGTCCAACCTGAGCGCCACCAAGGGCGGCAAGTTCAACATCGACCTGACCAGCGCTGCTGGCACGCCTTTAAGCCGGTCGACCTCGCCGGGCTGCAGCCCGAGGGGGAGCGGCGACTTCGGGCACGCAATATGGCCCTTCTCTAGCTACCGGGGGTTTGTGATGTCATCCACGGTGGCCGGTGAGGGGCGAATCGGCCGGCCCACTGTCGAGGTCAGTGTGCAGCACGTGGTGTGCGCAGAGGACGCTGCCGCCTTCGTGGCGTTGGCCGCCGCTATCGACCTCAGCATGAACGCCTGCCGTCTCTTCAGCCACAAGCTCAGGAGGGAGCTGAGCTCGCCAGATTTGCTGCGATGA